TAACCTATTAGTTTTTTTTATCTGAGCTATTATAAATTGTCCGTTGAGGATGCACCAGCAAATACCTATAGTGGCGTCACTTCCTGAGCCGGAACGAAAAGTTATCTGAAATGCGTGTTTCGGAGGGCTTTTGGCTTACGGTTGTGATGTTGTGTTGTTGTGTTTGCAATTGGTCTGGCATTCCAGACCCTGGTAGCTAAGCTACCCCTTTTTCACTTCCTGTACATTTACCCTGTCTGTCCATAGTGATTAATGTAGCACCGCAAATTGCGGTGCTTTTTTTTACCTGAAATTTACTTCTTCAGTTCAACCATCTCTTTTACATCAGAACGGTTAATCTGCTGCTTGTTCCCATTAGCATCTTTGTACTGAATCATCCCTGTCTCATTATCAGTTTGCGGTTTGCCCTCAGATACGATGGAACGGCCATCATTCGTGTGCATCACGTAGTTCGGGCTGGA
This genomic window from Buttiauxella gaviniae contains:
- a CDS encoding YgdI/YgdR family lipoprotein; the protein is MNKAAAAVSAGLMVFALSACSSPNYVMHTNDGRSIVSEGKPQTDNETGMIQYKDANGNKQQINRSDVKEMVELKK